GCGGGTTCCTACCGTCGGTGTTGACCCGGAGTTCGTGATCGGCCTGGTCGATCTGATGACCGAGCGCGCTGCACAAGCGCGCAACGTGCCGGTGGAGATGGTCGCCTGGCCAGGCGAGGCGATGCCGCCGGTGTGCCGACCCGGGTGCTGCCCGAATCTGCGCGAGGCACGCCCAGCCGCCTGCGGAATGGACTGAGGGGCATGCCTGAGGACCTGAGCCTGGCGGCGCTGGGAACGCTCGAGACGATCTGCCGGGAACTGGCCGTGTTGGCCGGGGAACTCATCGTGCGCGAGCGTCCGGCGCACCTGGGCGTCGCCGACACCAAATCCAGCGCGACAGACGTGGTCACAGTCATGGACCGGCGCAGCGAACAACTGTTGCAGGAGCACCTGCGGCAGCGCCGCCCGCAGGACGGGATCCTGGGCGAGGAGGGCGCATCGGTCGAGTCCGCCAGCGGCATCACCTGGATCGTGGACCCCATCGACGGGACCGTGAACTACCTCTACGACATCCCGGCGTACGCCGTGTCCGTCGCTGCGTGCACCGGTGACCCCGCAGGGGAGTGGGAAAGCGTCGCCGGTGCGGTGTTCAACCCGGTGACCGGTGAGTTGTTCCACGCCCGCCGCGGCGGTGGCGCGTTCTTGCGGACGACCGGCGCCGAGTCCTCGGTAACGGCGTTGTTCGTCAGTGGTGAGCGGGAGCTGGGTCAGGCGTTGACCGGGACCGGCTTCGGGTACGACGCGGACAAACGCGCGCAGCAGGCGCAGATCCTGACCCACGTGCTACCCCAGGTGCGCGACATCCGCCGGGCCGGCAGTGCGGCGCTGGATCTGTGCGCCGTGGCGGCCGGCCGGTTGGACGTCTACTACGAATCCGGGCTGAACGCCTGGGATCGCGCGGCCGGACAGTTGATCGTCACCGAAGCGGGCGGTGTCGTGCGCGGCGCCGGCCCACAGCCGTCGCGCGACCTGACCCTCGCCGGGCCGGCGGTACTGGTGGAGGCGCTGCACGACGTACTGCGATCGGCGGCGCAGTAAACCGGGTGGTCCGCCCGATGGAATGTACTCGGCGGTAAGGGTGTTCCTTGGCCATGTGAGCACGTATGCTGCCGCCTCCTGGATCTGACGGCGGGAACGATCCACCAGAGGGCCCGGTGCGGGCACTGTCTTGGAGGTAGGGCAGAATTCCGGGCCGGGACGGGCACATATCACGTACGACGAGCGTTGAACGGCGCACAAGGCGCGGCACATCGCGTGACCGCGCCGCACAGATCTTCGAACCAGAGAACGAGAGAAGCGAGTAACCCTCGAGATGGCAACTGATTACGACGCCCCGCGCAAGACCGACGACGACATCGAGCACGACTCGATCGAGGAGTTGAAGTCGCGACGGGTCGACAAGAACGCAGCCAGCGTCGACGTCGATGAGTCCGAGCAGGCGGAAGGTTTCGAACTGCCCG
The window above is part of the Branchiibius hedensis genome. Proteins encoded here:
- a CDS encoding inositol monophosphatase family protein yields the protein MPEDLSLAALGTLETICRELAVLAGELIVRERPAHLGVADTKSSATDVVTVMDRRSEQLLQEHLRQRRPQDGILGEEGASVESASGITWIVDPIDGTVNYLYDIPAYAVSVAACTGDPAGEWESVAGAVFNPVTGELFHARRGGGAFLRTTGAESSVTALFVSGERELGQALTGTGFGYDADKRAQQAQILTHVLPQVRDIRRAGSAALDLCAVAAGRLDVYYESGLNAWDRAAGQLIVTEAGGVVRGAGPQPSRDLTLAGPAVLVEALHDVLRSAAQ